The following is a genomic window from Miscanthus floridulus cultivar M001 chromosome 14, ASM1932011v1, whole genome shotgun sequence.
gcgCGCTTTGTTCTCCTtccctcttctacctccagccgtaGTGTGTGTGAGAACGCcagtgagcggtcggctcacccgtgcgggagatctcgggaccaacaagtggtatcaaagccgtacaagcgccgtcgccgtaCTCACcactggcgatgacggacggtttggagatgggcgacagcagcggtgctgctgtggctgcccagccacgacaggaggtcgtcgtgcatacggtgcgggaggtcagcggcaccagttggccgatgctgacttgcaccaactatggcgagtgaacgatgaccatgaaggtcaagcgtTGGAGgatatcctcgctgctgtaccagcgaagtatagggagccgttggaggcgaagaactctgctaaggaggcatgggaggccattgcagcgatgcgcgtcagcttcgaccgcgcaaagaaggcgacggccctgCTGCTGAAGCAGacgtacgccaacctcaagtttaaGGATGATCAGTCGATGGAGGACTTCTCTCTCTGCCTGCAGCctctcatcagcaagctgaggagccatgaCGTCACAATtgacgaagaagaggtggtctccaagtacctccacttcgtgttggtgaagtacatccagatcgctctctccatagagacgatgctagacttgtccaccctcatcattgaggatgtgatagacCGTCTACGGGCGGTGGACAAACGCATGGAGTAGGCCACATCAATGACAGACagtggcaagctgctgctgatagaGGAGAAGTGGGCTAcccggatgaaggagaagaagtccgggaaagcctcctccagccgtggtGGCGATGGCCAGCGTCACGGCAAGGTTTCttcggacaagaagaagaaggttgaccCCAATGCCTGCCGGCGCtacgggaagacgggccattgggtaaaggagtgtccaaattgcaagtaggagaagaaggctgatgcTCATTTAGCgtaggctgatgaggatgatgatgccactctcctgatggtgatgttctgtgcactgcacgatgttgaggccgaggagaagggagaggtgatggcagtGGAAGGGCACGACAAGGCTCTGAAGTCTGTAAACCTCGACGAACcgtgcgcccaagtccacctcggacgtgtggacggcgagcaggagcagcggtggtaccttgACTCCgtcgccagcaaccacatgattggctccaaggaagccttctctgagctcgacgacaACGTGACCGACACGGTaaagttcggtgatggctcaagggtggcgatccgagggcgtggcaccatcatcttcaggtgctagaacAGCGAGCATCGCGCGttgacggatgtatattacatcctgcagctgcgttcaagcatcattagcattggccagctggataaGCGCGGCAACGAGGTATTGATCAAGGACGACATCCTCAGGATCAAGGACCGAGAGCagcggcttcttgccaaggtgaagaggtcccggaACCAGATGTACATGcttgacttgaaggtggagcggCCCATCTGCTTGGTTGCATGGCACAcggaggagccgtggctgtggcatgacTGGTATgaccatctcagcttcgacgcgctcagtcgactagagaagatggtctgaggATGGCCCCATATCAAGCACGTAGGCaagctgtgtgatagctgcctggccaggaagcagaggag
Proteins encoded in this region:
- the LOC136503980 gene encoding uncharacterized protein — encoded protein: MTDSGKLLLIEEKWATRMKEKKSGKASSSRGGDGQRHGKVSSDKKKKVDPNACRRYGKTGHWADEDDDATLLMVMFCALHDVEAEEKGEVMAVEGHDKALKSVNLDEPCAQVHLGRVDGEQEQRWYLDSVASNHMIGSKEAFSELDDNVTDTLRSSIISIGQLDKRGNEVLIKDDILRIKDREQRLLAKVKRSRNQMYMLDLKVERPICLVAWHTEEPWLWHDWYDHLSFDALSRLEKMV